The genomic region TTCCTGGTCGCCGTCTTCGATCTCCAGCCGATCATTGCAACGCTCATCCTGATGGTGGCGGGGCGCGGCATCGCGCAGCTTATCACCGAAGGCGCGATCCTGACCTTCAACAATGATTCCTTTGCCGCACTTGGTTCCGGCTCCTTCCTCGGCGTGCCCGTTCCGGTCCTGATCTGGATTCTGGCCGGTCTCGCAGTGGGCCTTGCCGTACGCACGAGCGCGCTCGGCTTCCTGATCGAAGCAACCGGCATCAACCGTCGCGCGGCGATGCTGGCGGGGGTCAAGGCGCACTTTCTCCTGTTCAGCGTCTATGCGGTTTCCGGCGTTGGCGCAGCCCTTGCCGGGCTGATCGCGGCGGCGGATATTCGCGGCGCGGACGCCAACAATGCAGGGCTGTGGCTCGAACTCGACGCCATTCTGGCGGTGGTCATCGGCGGCACGTCGCTCAATGGCGGACGTTTCTCGATCATGGCCTCGCTGCTCGGTGCTCTCATCATCCAGTCGATCAATACCGGCATCCTGATGGCGGGCTTTCCACCGGAATTCAACCTCATCATCAAGGCGATCATCATCGTGATCGTACTCACCTTCCAGTCGCCGGCCATCGTCCAGCTGATCGCCTTCCTGCGCTCCGAGCGCAAGGGCGACGGAGCCAAGCCGGTCCGCCAAAGCCAGCAGGGAGCACAGCAATGAGAGCGCTACGCAATCTGCCTTTCCTGACAACCGTTGCAATCTTCCTGCTTGCCTATGCGATCTGCATCATCCAGTTTCCGAACATGCTGTCGACGCGGGTGATCGGCAATCTTCTGACCGACAATGCCTTTCTGGGCATTGCCGCCGTGGGCATGACATTCGTGATCCTTTCGGGCGGCATCGACCTTTCGGTCGGCTCGGTCATCGCCTTTACCAGCGTCT from Brucella intermedia LMG 3301 harbors:
- a CDS encoding ABC transporter permease, which codes for MIARMTRKLKRLAPQLAALVLILAANTIIAPGFLDISFQNGRLYGSLIDILVRAAPVAILSVGMTLVIATRGIDLSVGAVMAISGAFAASLIVAGYPLAIVIPAALGVGLLCGLWNGFLVAVFDLQPIIATLILMVAGRGIAQLITEGAILTFNNDSFAALGSGSFLGVPVPVLIWILAGLAVGLAVRTSALGFLIEATGINRRAAMLAGVKAHFLLFSVYAVSGVGAALAGLIAAADIRGADANNAGLWLELDAILAVVIGGTSLNGGRFSIMASLLGALIIQSINTGILMAGFPPEFNLIIKAIIIVIVLTFQSPAIVQLIAFLRSERKGDGAKPVRQSQQGAQQ